Proteins co-encoded in one Chaetodon auriga isolate fChaAug3 chromosome 9, fChaAug3.hap1, whole genome shotgun sequence genomic window:
- the hmgn7 gene encoding high mobility group nucleosomal binding domain 7 isoform X1, producing the protein MPKRKSQGTEGGEKEEPQRRSARLSASFLSQKPAQPKPEPKVKKAAKKEKAVNDKKEDKKTKKAKENAEAEANEENHSENGEAKTNEVEAAPEEAKEEAKSE; encoded by the exons ATGCCCAAGAGAAAG tctcaaggaacagaaggaggagaaaaggaggag cCTCAGAGGAGATCGGCCCGGTTATCAGCG TCTTTCCTTTCGCAGAAACCGGCCCAGCCCAAGCCGGAACCAAAGGTCAAGAAggcagcaaag AAAGAAAAGGCTGTGAATGACAAGAAGGAGGACAAGAAGACCAAGAAGGCGAAGGAGAACGCAGAGGCAGAGGCAAATGAGGAAAACCACTCTGAGAACGGAGAGGCCAAGACCAACGAG GTGGAGGCAGCCCCCGAGGAGGCCAAGGAGGAGGCCAAGTCCGAGTAG
- the LOC143325857 gene encoding uncharacterized protein LOC143325857, with product MPQQQGSSMTETKSSQRFHSLNTEQVEVLHQVLSEVVPIHGRGNFPTLELRPRDIIIAVRARLQKQGITVRDVRLNGSTASHVLVRDNGTSYKDLDIIFGVELPSQEEFQVIKESVLGCLLDCLPAGVNRERISSATMKEAYVQKMVKVFNEHDRWSLISLSNNSGKNLELKFVSVLRRQFEFSVDSFQIILDRLLESYMQQESQHKNKTVDLKDQAAENQNKDPPSLLKQANATETEESAARDLSSEEGAQISQTQQRDEVHGKESQTELSQQTEHSNQTKQSKVEKDDKEKTPAELKEVSEHRENFNETRLSDQAPLNLLSEKKQTSEEAKPPTQIELRHEPELLDETNCSTKVEQSEQTQPCDSQQPVHPNHKESSPQREQSDHTNPPDEQNELTEQMGQSEPPKTSNKTQTESLNLAEERQSTHISKCFSEDQRSDEEDKTQHVSAPDSSTSSHAQIETQLASEREVEKETGEQAGRENDTEISEVTEEILASEAKNIDDTQGIDCSCSNSSISLTLHNTQPAGTQDTPEIHSTLHKDNSDKTLNTLDTISPPDSQDILPAPPSLVSDKKTSSPSCKVSDRLSHMVVLKHSSPKPPRRMCKKVTPNHYPSPVSESEGVVAPCLDPNPCLSNEHETAFDPKPTVPSSDPSTTPTSSVLTKTNPGPEPNPFSDLASNLDLTSAPDLAPDIISTSAADSVSVIPQEPSSLQLATENSCETSIQTLRETPSTPVAIDEQSQSSTRETVPAPKQSEHLDSVDVLVSLTDVSSSHIQEPVHTSKVELSDEDENRELGTKKTDLNQPNSSPQETTLCSPSPSHCVTPPVSCLTPPVLSLSPPCFTPSPPSFSPPPCLTPPSHCLPSPMLSTVSPTTSFSSPPLSFSPTSSYLSSSPYLTPPMLSLSPPPLCLTPPSPCLSPPLLCLTPPVESEDLVPQVSSDMEPLILNTDSEEQIKESSPQPGIPLLQLEDKKEQDYISSLPRVAESVSFPITIPSSTSHVLPPSQSAGPGDSAPPKADEASSSVPENKEVPKANTDMPEKTSGPMACGSVPAVEVLAESMYGDFEAAMDHLRYRLIATRNPEEIRGGGLLKYSNLLVRDYRPASETQIKTLERYMCSRFFIDFPDVQEQQRKILSYLKNHFIGEERSKYQYLMTLRRVVDDSTVCLMGHERRQTLNMITVLALKVLGEQNIIPNTDHVTCFYQPAPYLAEHSAPYLAEPSYCSYYIPQGGSTLLYQPYPLHLHTQTGLV from the exons GGCAGCAGCATGACTGAAACCAAATCTAGTCAGCGGTTCCACAGCCTGaacactgagcaggtggaggttCTCCATCAGGTTTTGTCAGAGGTGGTTCCAATCCACGGCCGTGGGAACTTTCCCACGCTGGAGCTGCGTCCTCGAGACATCATCATAGCTGTGCGGGCCAGGCTGCAGAAGCAGGGGATCACAGTAAGAGATGTTCGCCTGAACGGTTCCACAGCCAGCCACGTCCTCGTCCGAGACAACGGAACAAGCTACAAGGACCTGGACATCATCTTTGGAGTGGAGTTGCCCAGCCAGGAGGAGTTTCAG GTGATCAAGGAGTCAGTGCTGGGCTGCTTGCTGGACTGCCTGCCTGCTGGGGTCAACAGGGAGCGGATCAGCAGTGCTACAATGAAGGAGGCCTACGTCCAGAAAATGGTCAAGGTGTTTAATGAGCATGACCGCTGGAGCCTCATCTCACTCTCAAACAACAGTGGCAAAAACCTGGAGCTCAAATTTGTGAGTGTACTAAGGCGGCAGTTTGAGTTCAGCGTCGACTCCTTCCAGATCATTTTGGATCGTCTCTTGGAGTCCTACATGCAGCAGGAATCACAGCACAAAAATAAGACTGTTGATCTTAAGGACCAGGCTGCAGAGAATCAGAATAAAgaccctccctctctgctcaaACAGGCCAATGCCACAGAAACTGAGGAGAGTGCTGCTAGAGATTTATCCAGCGAAGAGGGGGCCCAGATCAgccagacacaacagagagatgaGGTGCATGGGAAGGAGTCCCAGACAGAACTCTCACAGCAAACTGAACATTCAAACCAGACAAAACAATCCAAGGTTGAGAAAGACgacaaagagaaaacacctgCAGAGTTGAAAGAAGTgtcagaacacagagaaaacttCAATGAGACACGCTTGTCTGACCAGGCGCCTCTAAACCTCTtgtcagaaaagaaacaaacctCTGAGGAAGCCAAACCACCAACTCAGATTGAACTCAGACATGAGCCAGAGCTCTTGGACGAAACCAACTGCTCAACGAAGGTAGAACAGTCAGAGCAAACCCAGCCCTGTGATAGCCAACAACCAGTACATCCAAATCACAAGGAATCCTCTCCCCAGAGAGAACAATCTGACCACACTAACCCCCCCGATGAACAGAACGAACTCACAGAGCAGATGGGACAGTCCGAGCCGCCAAAAACCTCAAACAAAACCCAGACAGAGTCTCTAAACCTGGCAGAAGAACGGCAAAGTACACACATTTCTAAGTGTTTCAGTGAGGATCAGAGAAGCGATGAGGAggataaaacacaacatgtgtcTGCTCCAGACTCCAGCACATCTTCACATGCACAGATAGAGACACAGTTAGCAAGTGAAAGAGAAGTAGAAAAAGAGACAGGGGAGCAAGCAGGGAGGGAAAATGACACGGAAATAAGTGAAGTAACAGAAGAGATTTTAGCATCAGAAGCAAAAAACATAGACGACACACAGGGTATTGATTGTTCCTGCTCCAACTCTTCCATATCTCTTACACTTCACAACACACAGCCTGCTGGCACACAGGATACACCGGAGATTCACAGCACACTACACAAAGATAACTCagataaaacactgaacacacttgATACCATCAGCCCTCCGGATTCTCAGGATATTTTACCTGCACCACCCAGCCTTGTTTCTGACAAAAAGACCTCTTCTCCCTCTTGTAAGGTCTCAGATAGACTATCTCACATGGTGGTGCTCAAACACTCCTCCCCCAAACCCCCCCGGAGGATGTGTAAGAAGGTTACCCCCAATCATTACCCCAGTCCAGTCTCTGAAAGCGAAGGTGTCGTAGCACCCTGTCTAGATCCAAACCCCTGCCTCAGCAATGAACATGAGACAGCCTTTGACCCAAAGCCAACAGTTCCCAGTTCAGACCCTAGCACTACCCCAACAAGCAGTGTCCTTACTAAAACAAACCCTGGGCCTGAACCCAACCCTTTCAGTGACCTAGCTTCAAACCTAGACCTTACCTCAGCTCCTGATCTAGCCCCTGATATaatctccacctctgctgcagatTCCGTGTCTGTTATACCTCAAGAGCCATCATCCCTTCAGCTCGCCACAGAGAATTCATGTGAGACAAGCATTCAGACCCTAAGAGAGACACCATCTACACCTGTGGCTATTGATGAGCAAAGCCAGTCCTCCACCAGAGAAACTGTCCCCGCACCCAAACAATCAGAGCATCTTGACTCAGTGGATGTGTTAGTTTCACTCACTGATGTGTCCAGCTCACACATCCAAGAACCTGTACATACCTCAAAAGTTGAGctcagtgatgaagatgaaaacagagaactGGGAACCAAAAAGACAGATCTGAATCAGCCAAACAGCAGCCCACAAGAGACCACACTTTGTTCACCCTCCCCTTCCCATTGTGTCACccctcctgtttcctgtctcaccCCTCCCGTACTCAGTCTTTCCCCTCCCTGCTTCACTCCCTCGCCACCCAGCTTCAGTCCTCCCCCGTGTCTGACCCCTCCGTCTCACTGCCTCCCATCTCCAATGCTCAGCACCGTCAGCCCTACCACCAGCTTTAGCTCTCCACCCCTGAGTTTCAGCCCTACCTCATCTTACCTCAGCTCATCTCCTTACCTGACGCCTCCTATGCTTAGCCTCAGCCCTCCTCCGCTCTGTCTTACCCCCCCTTCCCCCTGCCtcagccctcccctcctctgcctcactcCGCCGGTGGAGTCAGAGGACCTTGTACCTCAGGTATCTTCAGACATGGAGCCTTTGATACTGAACACAGACAGCGAGGAACAGATTAAAGAGTCCTCCCCTCAGCCAGGAATTCCTCTCCTACAGTTGGAGGATAAAAAAGAACAAGATTATATCTCATCGTTGCCTCGGGTTGCAGAGTCTGTTTCTTTTCCAATCACAATCCCAAGCTCCACCTCCCATGTGCTGCCTCCATCTCAGTCTGCAGGCCCAGGAGATTCTGCCCCTCCAAAAGCCGATGAGGCATCCAGTTCTGTGCCTGAGAACAAAGAGGTCCCCAaggcaaacacagacatgcCTGAAAAGACCAGCGGTCCTATGGCATGTGGCTCAGTCCCTGCTGTCGAGGTCCTGGCAGAGAGCATGTATGGCGACTTTGAGGCAGCCATGGACCACCTGCGCTACCGCCTAATTGCTACCAGGAACCCTGAGGAGATTCGAGGTGGTGGCTTGTTGAAATACAGCAATCTGTTGGTCAGGGACTACCGACCGGCCAGCGAGACTCAGATAAAGACACTAGAGCGCTACATGTGCTCGCGCTTTTTCATCGATTTTCCTGAcgtgcaggagcagcagaggaagatcCTGTCCTACTTGAAGAACCACTTTATCGGCGAGGAGAGAAGCAAGTACCAGTACCTGATGACGCTGCGTCGTGTGGTAGACGACAGCACGGTGTGTCTGATGGGACATGAGAGGCGTCAGACACTGAACATGATCACAGTGCTGGCACTGAAGGTTCTAGGAGAGCAGAACATTATCCCCAACACAGACCATGTGACCTGCTTCTACCAGCCTGCCCCATACCTTGCTGAGCACAGTGCCCCCTATTTAGCAGAACCCAGCTACTGCAGCTACTACATACCCCAAGGGGGATCAACTCTGCTGTACCAACCGTACCCCTtacacctccacacacagaccGGACTAGTctag
- the hmgn7 gene encoding high mobility group nucleosomal binding domain 7 isoform X2 — protein MPKRKSQGTEGGEKEEPQRRSARLSAKPAQPKPEPKVKKAAKKEKAVNDKKEDKKTKKAKENAEAEANEENHSENGEAKTNEVEAAPEEAKEEAKSE, from the exons ATGCCCAAGAGAAAG tctcaaggaacagaaggaggagaaaaggaggag cCTCAGAGGAGATCGGCCCGGTTATCAGCG AAACCGGCCCAGCCCAAGCCGGAACCAAAGGTCAAGAAggcagcaaag AAAGAAAAGGCTGTGAATGACAAGAAGGAGGACAAGAAGACCAAGAAGGCGAAGGAGAACGCAGAGGCAGAGGCAAATGAGGAAAACCACTCTGAGAACGGAGAGGCCAAGACCAACGAG GTGGAGGCAGCCCCCGAGGAGGCCAAGGAGGAGGCCAAGTCCGAGTAG